One window of the Hoplias malabaricus isolate fHopMal1 chromosome Y, fHopMal1.hap1, whole genome shotgun sequence genome contains the following:
- the LOC136679395 gene encoding pro-glucagon, translating to MKGTHFCAGLLLLLVIIHSSLELPLQDITSSETETRMWEERKDFPLVKRHSEGTFSNDYSKYLETQRAQDFVQWLMNSKRSGGPVRRHADGTYTSDISAYLQEQAAKDFIAWLKNGQPKQE from the exons ATGAAAGGCACACACTTCTGCGCTGGTCTTCTCCTGCTTCTCGTCATCATCCACAGCAGCCTGGAGCTGCCTCTACAAGACATCACAAG ctcagagacagaaacacgAATGTGGGAGGAGAGGAAAGATTTCCCACTGGTCAAGAGACATTCAGAGGGAACTTTCTCCAATGACTACAGCAAATACCTGGAGACTCAAAGAGCACAGGACTTTGTTCAGTGGCTCATGAACTCCAAGAGGAGCGG gggACCGGTCCGGCGCCACGCAGACGGCACCTACACCAGCGACATCAGCGCATACTTGCAGGAACAGGCGGCTAAAGACTTCATCGCCTGGCTAAAGAATGGACAGCCCAAACAAGAGTAG
- the LOC136678088 gene encoding dipeptidyl peptidase 4-like, giving the protein MNAWKIVLAVLGVAVVVTLIAVPTAIFLNEKKEGSQRTFTMNDYFNSSIRARSYNLRWLSDDEYLHKTPVGSVFLFNVSSENGQDFLSRQIFDQVEAFDYMVSADRKFVCFLSNYTKLWRHSYSASYHIYDRENETFINSDIPHEVQYLEWSPAGHKLAYVWDYNVYVKASPSSSSQQVTFNGAHNQILNGIPDWVYEEEMYSTNHALWWSPTGRYLAFAEFNDTSVHAIEYSWYGVGQYPQTVIIPYPKPGTPNPTVRLFVADTTNVSRIMEVVVPEALRAGEHYLSTVTWATNESIAVQWQNRTQNYVILQLYELNGDIWRETTGINVTSSTGWVGRFSPSDPVFRPDGSSFYYITSDSSGFKHLHHFNGNTIIPITSGLWEVSSILKVTNHVIYFVSTEYNSSPGQRNVYKISIQGSTHSDRTCLTCTLNEDRCKYNSAYFSTEGTYYRMDCSGPGLPLYILRDSRGPGSEIKVLEDNKNLESILQDFAMPSITHGTLKIGEFDLWYQMILPPKFDKSKKYPLLIDVYAGPCSQKSDFRFRIDWSTYLASTENIIVASFDGRGSGYQGDKIMHSIYKRLGTYEVEDQITAARHFINLGYVNKEKIAIWGWSYGGYVTSMVLGAGSGVFKCGMAVAPVSKWEYYDSIYTERYMLTPAQNQAFYDNSTVTGRAKNFKSVQYLLVHGTADDNVHFQQAAQISKALVNEQVDFDSMWYTDEDHSLGGSANHHVYTHMTHFLKNCFA; this is encoded by the exons ATG aatgCCTGGAAGATTGTCCTCGCTGTCCTAGGGGTGGCTGTTGTGGTCACTTTGATTGCTGTACCAACAGCTATATTTCTAAATG aaaagaaagaaggatCCCAGAGGACCTTTACTATGAATGACTACTTTAACAGCAGCATCAGAGCCAGATCCTACAACCTTCGCTGGCTCTCAG ATGATGAATACCTCCATAAGACTCCAGTGGGGTCAGTTTTTCTGTTCAATGTTTCTTCAGAGAATGGACAAGATTTCCTCAGTCGCCAGATCTTT GATCAAGTCGAGGCCTTTGATTACATGGTGTCGGCCGATCGcaagtttgtttgtttcctgaGTAACTATACAAAG CTCTGGAGACATTCCTACAGTGCATCCTACCACATCTACGACCGTGAGAATGA GACTTTTATCAACTCAGATATCCCACATGAAGTGCAGTATCTTGAGTGGTCTCCTGCTGGCCACAAACTG GCATATGTATGGGATTATAATGTTTATGTGAAGGCCAGCCCCAGCTCATCATCACAGCAAGTGACATTTAATGGAGCTCATAACCAAATCCTGAATGGCATTCCTGACTGGGTGTATGAAG AGGAGATGTATTCCACAAaccatgctctgtggtggtctccTACGGGGAGATACTTGGCTTTTGCAGAGTTTAACGACACCAGTGTCCACGCCATTGAATACTCGTGGTACGGTGTGGGTCAATACCCACAAACAGTCATCATCCCATATCCTAAA CCAGGAACACCGAACCCAACAGTGCGCCTGTTTGTAGCTGATACTACAAATGTGTCTAGAATTATGGAGGTTGTGGTGCCAGAAGCTCTAAGAGCTgg AGAGCACTACCTGAGCACGGTTACCTGGGCAACGAATGAAAGCATTGCAGTCCAGTGGCAAAACAGGACACAGAACTATGTGATTCTGCAGCTTTATGAACTCAATGGTGACATTTGGAGAGAAACCACG GGGATAAATGTGACAAGCAGCACAGGGTGGGTTGGACGA TTTTCCCCGAGTGATCCCGTTTTTCGGCCAGATGGATCtagcttttattacatcacaaGCGACTCAAGTGGCTTTAAGCATCTTCATCACTTTAATGGA aacaCTATAATACCTATAACATCAGGTCTGTGGGAGGTCAGTAGCATCCTCAAGGTGACAAATCATGTGAT ATATTTTGTGAGTACTGAGTACAATAGCAGCCCAGGACAGAGAAATGTTTATAA AATATCTATACAAGGATCTACTCACTCTGATCGTACGTGTCTCACCTGCACTCTGAATGAGGACAGATGCAAATATAACTCTGCCTACTTCAGCACTGAAGGCACCTACTACAGAATGGACTGCTCAG gtCCTGGGCTCCCTCTATACATTCTGAGAGACAGTCGAGGGCCTGGCTCAG agATCAAGGTTTTGGAGGACAATAAAAACCTGGAATCCATTCTACAGGATTTTGCCATGCCTAGCATTACACATGGCACTCTGAAGATTGGAGAGTTCG ACCTGTGGTACCAGATGATCCTTCCTCCCAAATTTGATAAGTCAAAAAAATATCCTCTGCTTATTGATGT CTATGCTGGGCCATGCAGTCAAAAATCAGATTTCCGGTTCCGGATCGACTGGTCCACGTACCTGGCCAGCACAGAGAATATCATTGTGGCCAGCTTTGACGGCAGAGGGAGTGGTTACCAAGGTGATAAAATAATGCACTCCATATACAAACGCCTGGGCACTTACGAAGTGGAAGACCAGATAACTGCAGCCAG acattttattaatttgggCTACGTCAATAAAGAGAAAATTGCGATTTGGGGTTGG TCGTATGGTGGTTACGTCACTTCCATGGTTCTAGGAGCAGGGAGTGGAGTATTCAAATGTGGCATGGCTGTTGCTCCAGTGTCTAAATGGGAGTATTATG ATTCTATTTACACTGAGCGCTACATGTTGACTCCAGCACAAAACCAGGCCTTTTATGAC AACTCTACGGTGACAGGCCGAGCCAAGAATTTCAAAAGCGTCCAGTACCTCCTGGTGCATGGGACTGCAGACG ACAATGTCCACTTCCAGCAAGCTGCTCAGATCTCCAAAGCTCTTGTGAATGAACAAGTGGATTTTGATTCAATG tgGTACACAGATGAGGATCACAGTCTTGGAGGGTCAGCCAATCACCATGTCTATACCCACATGACTCACTTCCTGAAGAACTGTTTTGCATGA